Genomic DNA from Desertifilum tharense IPPAS B-1220:
TTTGATTACGGATTTTTCAAGTAAAGCCTTTTGTCTAGGCACTCAACAATTGCTATAGCTAACTCGTACATTACCTCTATAGCAGCATTTTCATACTTTTTGTATTCGTTCAGGTCTTTTATGATCATTTTTTGCCCATGAGCAATGTCATTTCTTCTCCTAACCAAGCCCTTAAGCTCAATTTCATATTGGTCTACTAAAGTACAACTAAGGCATACTTTTAGTGAATTTTCTTTAAATAATTGAGGATAGAGATTTGATTGTGTTTCTAGTTTGGCTTGAAAATCTAGATTGTCTTCTAGCATATTTCTAAAACCTGTCTGACCAAAATTCCAGAGACTTTCTGGAGATAAGTCTCCTTTTAAGCTCTTAAATTGCTTTTGAAGTGACA
This window encodes:
- a CDS encoding MAE_28990/MAE_18760 family HEPN-like nuclease, which produces MSNWLKQLEEDLDWRQTEIVILKKQAVLASKDSNRYRALLRALWAMLYAHYEGFCKFAWDLYLDELQKAGVKRKDCKDEIAKLSLQKQFKSLKGDLSPESLWNFGQTGFRNMLEDNLDFQAKLETQSNLYPQLFKENSLKVCLSCTLVDQYEIELKGLVRRRNDIAHGQKMIIKDLNEYKKYENAAIEVMYELAIAIVECLDKRLYLKNP